Proteins from a single region of Apium graveolens cultivar Ventura chromosome 7, ASM990537v1, whole genome shotgun sequence:
- the LOC141674441 gene encoding uncharacterized protein LOC141674441 has translation MLSKPLDGENLILYLAVSEYSISAVLVREEDGQQSPVYYVSKRLHNAETRYTNMEKLVYALILASRKLRPYFQAHRVEVRTAYPLRQVLHKPELSGRMLKWAVELGKFDLEYVPRTAIKGQALADFLLEFDSKIDDKALVMLHPPHAEESLEEFPHPWWILHVDGAVNNGGAGAGIVLVSPEGHHLMSAIHFKFYATNNDAEYEALINGLKIALEMGVRNLIARSDSELVVNQVNGGFQARGPRTELYLRCTQRLIGMFKEVRLECVPREKNSNADALAKMGSQQEAVLLGSIPLEIQEVPSFPEVETMQVDEAPKETWMTPILAYIRKGTLPEDKFMARRLRYKAARYVIYDEVLYKRGFNQPLLRDCYRKEDAGINQRLHLDLLEETRENSQLRLAAYQQRAASL, from the exons ATGTTGTCAAAGCCGTTGGATGGGGAAAATCTAATACTGTACCTCGCAGTGTCTGAATATTCGATCAGTGCAGTTCTGGTAAGAGAGGAAGATGGGCAGCAATCACCAGTGTACTACGTTAGCAAGCGGTTACACAACGCTGAAACTCGCTACACAAATATGGAGAAACTGGTTTACGCCCTAATTCTTGCGTCAAGAAAATTGCGGCCGTATTTTCAAGCCCATAGAGTTGAAGTTCGTACAGCGTACCCACTGCGACAGGTCCTGCACAAACCAGAGTTATCAGGCAGAATGCTGAAATGGGCTGTGGAGTTGGGAAAGTTTGATTTAGAATATGTGCCTCGAACAGCGATAAAAGGGCAAGCCTTAGCCgatttcttgttggaatttgattctAAAATTGATGATAAAGCTTTGGTAATGCTACATCCACCTCATGCCGAGGAGTCTTTGGAAGAGTTTCCGCAtccttggtggatcttgcatgtggatggggcGGTTAATAATGGAGGAGCAGGTGCGGGTATAGTACTTGTGTCTCCGGAAGGTCACCACCTGATGAGCgcaattcatttcaagttttatgcaacTAATAATGATGCGGAGTACGAGGCGCTGATTAATGGCCTGAAAATCGCTTTGGAAATGGGGGTACGAAACTTAATTGCAAGAAGTGACTCAGAGTTGGTAGTGAATCAGGTGAATGGGGGATTTCAAGCGAGAGGCCCGCGAacagaattatacttgagatgtACACAGCGCCTGATTGGAATGTTCAAAGAAGTTAGATTGGAATGCGTTCCGCGGGAGAAAAACAGTAATGCGGATGCTCTAGCAAAAATGGGGTCGCAACAAGAGGCTGTATTGTTAGGATCCATCCCTCTTGAAATCCAGGAGGTTCCTAGTTTCCCAGAGGTAGAAACTATGCAAGTggatgaggctcccaaggaaacatggatgacgcccattctAGCTTACATTCGCAAGGGAACACTCCCCGAAGATAAGTTTATGGCTCGTCGACTCCGTTATAAAGCCGCAAGATATGTGATATACGATGAAGTCCTATACAAGAGAGGGTTCAACCAACCTCTGCTCAG AGATTGTTATAGGAAAGAAGATGCTGGGAttaatcaaaggcttcatttagATCTCTTAGAGGAGACGAGGGAAAATTCTCAGCTAAGGCTAGCGGCGTATCAGCAACGCGccgcaag TTTATAG